One window of the Pseudomonas lurida genome contains the following:
- a CDS encoding antibiotic biosynthesis monooxygenase family protein: MIAHTPAPPYYAVIFSSLRTEGDLGYSQAATRMLELAREQPGFLGVESAREDGLGITVSYWENEAAILAWKQQAEHRAVREQGRATWYSAFQTRVCKVERAYAFRN, translated from the coding sequence ATGATCGCCCACACACCCGCACCGCCCTATTACGCGGTGATCTTCAGTTCACTGCGCACCGAAGGCGATCTCGGTTACAGCCAGGCCGCCACTCGCATGCTCGAACTGGCGCGCGAACAACCGGGGTTTCTCGGCGTGGAATCGGCACGGGAAGACGGCTTGGGCATCACCGTGTCGTACTGGGAAAATGAGGCGGCTATCCTGGCCTGGAAACAGCAGGCCGAGCACCGCGCGGTGCGCGAACAGGGGCGCGCCACCTGGTACTCGGCCTTCCAGACCCGGGTATGCAAAGTCGAACGGGCCTACGCCTTCCGGAATTGA
- a CDS encoding methyl-accepting chemotaxis protein — translation MLFNAHKKTIHSLQHTLAQHASLLDAIERSMAVIEFDLQGNVLRANANFLQTMGYRAEQVEGQPHRMFCTPAFARSAEYNQLWSNLRNGLFQSGTFERVAGDGQSVWLEASYNPVRDEEGHVTKVVKYAMDVTPRLQAESEANAKLEAIGRAMAVIEFNLDGTIITANTNFLQRMGYTLAQVQGQHHRLFCTKALANSSAYEDFWRRLNQGELFSGQFERVDKNGQTVWLEANYNPVYDASGRLCKVVKFASDITARVQQHAADAASAAQAYHISLNTRDIAEKGADVIQQTASGMRDIAADIDSSSQKIAKLGERSQQISTIVNTIRGIADQTNLLALNAAIEAARAGEQGRGFAVVADEVRQLAARTSGSTAEISSMIAMIQDETREAIHSMDGTRDRAAQGVDLANRAGTVILQIREGTGEAVQAVSAFANERGAH, via the coding sequence ATGTTATTTAACGCACATAAAAAAACCATACATTCGCTGCAACACACCCTTGCCCAACATGCCAGTTTGCTGGACGCCATCGAGCGCTCCATGGCGGTGATCGAATTCGACCTGCAGGGCAACGTGCTGCGGGCCAATGCCAATTTCCTACAGACCATGGGTTACCGCGCCGAACAGGTCGAGGGCCAACCCCATCGGATGTTCTGTACCCCGGCATTCGCTCGCAGCGCCGAGTACAACCAGCTGTGGTCGAACCTGCGCAATGGCCTTTTCCAGTCCGGCACCTTTGAACGGGTGGCCGGCGATGGTCAGTCGGTGTGGCTGGAAGCCAGCTACAACCCAGTGCGAGATGAAGAGGGGCACGTGACCAAAGTGGTGAAGTACGCCATGGACGTCACCCCGCGCCTGCAGGCCGAAAGCGAAGCGAACGCCAAGCTGGAAGCCATCGGCAGGGCGATGGCGGTGATCGAATTCAACCTCGACGGTACCATCATCACCGCCAACACGAACTTCCTGCAGCGCATGGGTTACACCCTCGCGCAGGTCCAGGGCCAGCACCATCGCCTGTTCTGCACGAAAGCGTTGGCCAACAGTTCGGCCTACGAGGATTTCTGGCGGCGCCTGAACCAGGGTGAATTGTTCAGCGGCCAGTTCGAGCGCGTGGATAAAAACGGCCAGACCGTGTGGCTCGAAGCCAACTACAACCCGGTGTACGACGCCAGCGGGCGCCTGTGCAAAGTGGTCAAGTTCGCCTCGGACATCACCGCCAGGGTGCAACAACATGCCGCCGACGCCGCCAGTGCCGCCCAGGCGTACCACATCTCCCTGAACACCCGGGACATCGCCGAAAAGGGCGCCGACGTGATCCAGCAAACGGCCAGCGGCATGCGCGACATTGCCGCGGACATCGACAGTTCTTCACAGAAGATCGCCAAGCTGGGCGAGCGCTCGCAGCAGATCTCCACCATCGTCAATACCATTCGCGGCATCGCCGACCAGACCAACCTGCTGGCACTCAATGCCGCCATCGAGGCGGCGCGTGCGGGCGAGCAGGGTCGCGGGTTTGCCGTGGTGGCCGATGAGGTACGGCAACTGGCAGCGCGCACCAGTGGTTCGACGGCAGAAATCTCCAGCATGATCGCGATGATCCAGGATGAAACCCGCGAGGCCATCCACAGCATGGACGGTACCCGCGACCGCGCCGCGCAAGGCGTGGACTTGGCCAATCGCGCCGGTACGGTCATCCTGCAGATTCGCGAAGGCACCGGTGAGGCCGTACAGGCGGTGAGTGCGTTTGCCAATGAGCGTGGCGCTCACTGA
- a CDS encoding helix-turn-helix domain-containing protein produces the protein MSSLAMSSFVEQQIVLHQFTAKHSVQARAMLGWSREHLALQAGVAVEAVQQFESQCDVGDETRLALAFRLEAEGLVFFPGFAPGWGMSARRFDTAATEPAARGIISRLIGTTSASLDSPTPQPNGA, from the coding sequence ATGTCCTCTCTGGCAATGAGCTCTTTCGTAGAACAGCAGATCGTCCTGCATCAATTCACCGCCAAGCACAGCGTACAGGCCCGTGCGATGTTGGGCTGGAGCCGGGAACACCTGGCGCTTCAGGCTGGCGTGGCGGTCGAAGCGGTCCAACAGTTTGAAAGTCAGTGCGACGTGGGTGATGAAACCCGCCTGGCGTTGGCGTTTCGCCTGGAGGCTGAAGGGCTGGTGTTTTTCCCGGGTTTTGCGCCGGGGTGGGGGATGAGTGCACGCCGGTTTGACACCGCTGCAACCGAGCCCGCAGCGCGAGGAATCATCTCTCGTTTGATCGGTACCACTTCGGCGTCACTTGACTCCCCAACCCCTCAACCGAACGGTGCGTAG
- a CDS encoding MBL fold metallo-hydrolase: MATLSSRVDSSPATRKPAEQDQKPFSNDAPVQHGGFGKTLRIFWNMLFNKPRSTRPVGQIPVQPLTREQLLAAPDHSVFRLGHSTVLLKMRGKFWVTDPVFAERASPFSWAGPKRFHLPPISLEALPPLEAVILSHNHYDHLDRKAVVQLAEKTRYFLAPLGVGDLLVKWGVEASKVRQLDWWQGTEVDGIRFVATPAQHFSGRGLFDANQTLWCSWVMIDGARRIFFSGDTGYFDGFKRIGEQYGPFDLTLMETGAYNVDWPHVHMQPEQTLQAHIDLKGRWLLPIHNGTFDLAFHAWHEPFDRIMALAWERNVSITTPAMGQAFSLNQPERGGAWWLEVEPKGAQEHIAG, encoded by the coding sequence ATGGCCACCCTCTCATCCCGTGTCGATTCATCGCCAGCCACGCGCAAACCTGCCGAGCAGGACCAGAAGCCTTTCAGCAATGATGCTCCCGTGCAGCACGGTGGCTTTGGCAAGACCTTGCGCATTTTCTGGAACATGCTGTTCAACAAACCGCGCAGCACGCGCCCGGTGGGGCAGATTCCGGTGCAACCGCTGACTCGCGAGCAGCTGCTAGCCGCTCCGGATCACAGCGTGTTCCGTCTTGGGCATTCCACCGTTTTGCTCAAGATGCGCGGAAAATTCTGGGTCACCGACCCGGTGTTCGCCGAGCGCGCCTCACCGTTCAGTTGGGCCGGCCCCAAGCGTTTCCACTTGCCACCCATCAGTCTTGAGGCGTTACCGCCCTTGGAAGCGGTGATTCTTTCCCACAATCACTACGACCATCTTGACCGCAAGGCTGTCGTCCAATTGGCCGAGAAAACCCGCTATTTTCTTGCTCCGTTGGGCGTGGGCGACCTGTTGGTCAAGTGGGGCGTGGAGGCCAGCAAAGTGCGCCAATTGGATTGGTGGCAGGGCACTGAAGTGGATGGCATTCGGTTTGTCGCCACACCTGCGCAGCATTTTTCCGGGCGCGGGCTGTTTGATGCCAACCAGACACTGTGGTGTTCCTGGGTGATGATCGACGGTGCCCGGCGGATTTTCTTCAGTGGCGATACTGGCTACTTCGACGGCTTTAAACGCATCGGCGAACAGTACGGCCCCTTTGACCTGACACTCATGGAAACAGGTGCTTACAACGTCGATTGGCCCCATGTGCACATGCAGCCCGAGCAAACCCTGCAAGCCCATATCGACCTCAAGGGGCGGTGGCTGCTGCCGATCCACAACGGCACCTTCGACCTGGCCTTCCATGCCTGGCACGAACCGTTTGACCGCATCATGGCCCTGGCTTGGGAGCGCAACGTGTCGATAACCACACCGGCGATGGGGCAGGCGTTCAGCTTGAATCAGCCTGAGCGTGGCGGGGCGTGGTGGCTGGAGGTGGAACCGAAAGGCGCGCAAGAGCACATCGCCGGTTGA
- a CDS encoding DUF2025 family protein, translating to MRITSELICQAADQLHGFVGLNRKTGQYIVRFSEDSFGMDVADDGIIPTAEFVWLPAPEQAMTLSRDRIQLLLDQNIDDRINITEPLRVYMRRVEIPQISALRSLVS from the coding sequence ATGCGCATCACCTCCGAGCTTATCTGCCAGGCCGCCGACCAACTCCACGGTTTTGTTGGCCTCAACCGCAAGACCGGCCAGTACATCGTGCGGTTCAGCGAAGACTCCTTTGGCATGGATGTGGCCGATGACGGCATCATCCCCACTGCCGAATTCGTCTGGCTGCCGGCCCCGGAGCAGGCCATGACCCTGTCCCGTGACCGTATCCAGTTGCTGCTGGACCAGAACATCGACGACCGCATCAACATCACCGAGCCGTTGCGGGTGTATATGCGGCGGGTGGAGATCCCGCAGATCAGCGCGTTGCGCAGTCTGGTCAGTTAG
- a CDS encoding DUF1003 domain-containing protein — protein sequence MTPEKPEAAPVDHLRFHRAHAHLAPTFGNDTFALKAEAFARFFGTPTFLGAQTALVVLWVVLNMTGITHFDVYPFILLNLAFSLQSAYAAPLILLAQTRQAARDKAQSDADAQHREALAIANSERQAQAAQTTKQLLELLEQNTRLTEMTKQLTEHIESLTCEMHEHFVRKA from the coding sequence ATGACCCCAGAAAAGCCTGAAGCCGCCCCTGTCGACCACCTGCGCTTCCACCGCGCCCACGCCCACTTGGCGCCGACCTTCGGCAACGACACCTTTGCCCTCAAGGCCGAAGCCTTCGCGCGCTTCTTTGGCACGCCCACGTTCCTTGGCGCACAAACTGCGCTCGTGGTGTTGTGGGTGGTGTTGAACATGACCGGTATCACGCATTTCGACGTGTACCCGTTCATCCTGCTCAACCTGGCTTTCAGCCTGCAATCGGCCTATGCCGCGCCGCTGATCCTGCTGGCCCAGACCCGCCAGGCGGCGCGCGACAAAGCCCAGTCCGATGCCGACGCACAACACCGCGAAGCGCTGGCAATCGCCAACAGCGAGCGCCAGGCCCAGGCTGCGCAGACCACCAAGCAGTTACTGGAACTGCTGGAGCAAAACACCCGGCTCACGGAAATGACCAAACAACTGACCGAACATATCGAAAGCCTCACGTGCGAAATGCATGAGCACTTTGTGCGAAAAGCCTAA
- a CDS encoding diguanylate cyclase yields the protein MENRQGKGLSFARRIYKPRIIGTAMCCISVIAALYPLAMPGWVWALLLVNAFAWPHLAYQLATRSKFPYDAEQRNLMYDALFSGFWAATLQFTPLTTVTLLSMVAMNNVAAGGKRLLIRGAGAQLLGAGAGALLFGVQFNPSVSLVQVYACLPMLTLYPMAIGMVCYQLAIKLSEHKRALSALSRIDSLTGLLNHGSWKDLLHLKFHKCQQQQSHATIALIDIDHFKQINDTHGHIVGDAVLRQLSLELRRSLRENDLAGRYGGDEFCVILPKMPLEKAAEVMERIRETFSNYRNPQIPELRVSLSIGLAGFQPSFTDAAMWLNAADRALYTAKDTGRNRVNVSDERVAYSA from the coding sequence ATGGAAAACAGACAAGGCAAAGGGCTGTCCTTTGCCCGGCGAATCTACAAGCCAAGGATTATCGGCACGGCGATGTGCTGTATCAGCGTCATCGCTGCGCTGTATCCGCTCGCGATGCCGGGTTGGGTCTGGGCATTGTTGCTGGTCAACGCTTTCGCCTGGCCACATCTGGCTTATCAACTGGCAACCCGCTCTAAATTTCCCTACGACGCCGAACAGCGCAACCTGATGTATGACGCGCTGTTCAGCGGGTTCTGGGCCGCGACGCTGCAGTTCACCCCGCTGACCACCGTGACCCTGCTGTCGATGGTCGCCATGAACAACGTCGCCGCCGGTGGCAAGCGCCTGTTAATACGCGGCGCAGGAGCCCAGTTGCTCGGCGCGGGGGCAGGCGCGTTGTTGTTCGGCGTGCAGTTCAACCCTTCGGTCAGCCTGGTCCAGGTCTACGCCTGCCTGCCCATGCTCACGCTCTACCCCATGGCCATCGGCATGGTCTGCTACCAACTGGCGATCAAACTCTCGGAACACAAACGTGCCCTCAGCGCACTGAGCCGCATCGATAGCCTCACCGGCCTGCTCAATCACGGTTCCTGGAAAGACCTGCTGCACCTCAAGTTCCACAAGTGCCAGCAACAGCAGAGCCACGCCACCATCGCCTTGATCGATATCGATCACTTCAAGCAGATCAATGACACCCACGGCCATATCGTCGGCGACGCCGTACTGCGCCAACTGAGCCTGGAGCTGCGGCGCAGCCTTCGGGAAAACGACTTGGCCGGGCGTTACGGCGGCGATGAGTTCTGCGTGATTCTTCCGAAAATGCCGCTGGAAAAGGCCGCTGAGGTCATGGAACGCATACGCGAAACCTTTAGTAACTACCGTAACCCGCAGATCCCTGAACTGCGCGTAAGCCTGAGCATTGGCCTGGCGGGGTTCCAGCCGTCGTTTACCGATGCCGCCATGTGGCTCAATGCAGCGGACCGGGCGCTGTATACGGCGAAAGACACGGGGCGTAACCGGGTCAACGTGAGCGACGAAAGGGTTGCCTACTCCGCCTGA
- a CDS encoding TetR/AcrR family transcriptional regulator, which translates to MTAPQRLTDRKREAIVAAAIAEFRANGFEVTSMDKIAATAGVSKRTVYNHFPSKEELFAEILHQLWASSVAQLDVSYTSERPLRDQLRGLLEAKMKMMSDANFLDLARVAIAATIHSPERAQDMVTRLSKREEGFTQWVRAAQEDGRLNCPDPAFAAHQIQSLLKAFAFWPQITLGQPTLDAASQASVIESAIDLFLAGYEVTPSREP; encoded by the coding sequence ATGACTGCCCCACAACGCCTCACCGACCGTAAACGCGAAGCCATCGTGGCCGCGGCTATCGCCGAGTTTCGCGCGAACGGTTTCGAGGTCACCAGCATGGACAAGATCGCGGCCACCGCTGGCGTATCCAAGCGCACGGTGTACAACCACTTCCCCAGCAAGGAAGAATTATTCGCCGAAATCCTGCATCAACTCTGGGCCAGCAGCGTCGCTCAGCTTGACGTCAGCTACACCAGCGAGCGTCCGCTGCGCGATCAATTGCGCGGGTTGCTGGAGGCAAAGATGAAAATGATGTCGGACGCCAATTTCCTCGATCTGGCCCGGGTCGCGATTGCCGCCACTATCCATTCGCCAGAGCGTGCGCAAGACATGGTCACCCGCCTGAGCAAGCGTGAAGAAGGCTTCACCCAGTGGGTACGGGCCGCCCAGGAAGACGGCCGACTCAACTGCCCCGACCCGGCATTTGCCGCCCACCAGATCCAGAGCTTGCTCAAGGCCTTTGCCTTTTGGCCACAGATTACCCTCGGCCAACCCACCTTGGACGCTGCCAGCCAAGCCAGCGTCATCGAGTCAGCCATCGACCTGTTCCTGGCCGGCTACGAAGTCACCCCGTCTCGCGAGCCGTAA
- a CDS encoding MFS transporter, with amino-acid sequence MATYSLVIRRLMICSVTIVVSRAMTSPLLALLLSTRLGLNQQDIGLLMGIAVFIATLLGLYGGYIIDRLEKRKLLILAMLSSSIGFLLLTFASNLYLTTLTLVITEAASALFLIGSKAIISENLPVGDRAKVFSLRYTLTNVGYATGPMVGVVIAGHMPLAPFLIASAIAFGSLFLMIGIPPTQRDDSNKPLSFLTTLRTLRSDRTLILFTSGSLLSTIVHGRYTLYLSQFLLVAYKPAEALKILSAVLACNAITVILMQYQIGRFLKREQLRYWIVLGTLLFIAGLIGFSLADSLVTWCLAMFVFTLGEMIIYPSEFLFIDTIAPDALRGSYYGAQNLAAFGGAMSPVICGYLLINAAPASMFYALGALTAIGGTLCFLSGRRVAGSC; translated from the coding sequence CCCTGGTAATCCGCCGCCTGATGATCTGCTCGGTGACCATCGTGGTCAGCCGCGCCATGACCAGCCCGTTGCTGGCCTTGCTGCTGAGCACCCGCCTGGGCCTGAACCAGCAGGACATCGGCCTGTTGATGGGCATCGCGGTGTTTATCGCGACATTGCTGGGCCTGTACGGCGGCTACATCATCGACCGCCTGGAAAAGCGCAAGCTGCTGATCCTGGCCATGCTCTCCAGCTCCATCGGTTTTCTGTTGCTGACCTTTGCCAGCAACCTCTACCTCACGACCCTGACCCTGGTCATCACCGAAGCTGCGTCGGCGCTGTTCCTGATTGGCTCCAAAGCCATCATCAGCGAGAACCTGCCGGTAGGCGACCGCGCCAAGGTCTTTTCCCTGCGCTATACCCTGACCAACGTCGGCTACGCCACTGGCCCCATGGTCGGTGTGGTGATTGCCGGCCACATGCCGTTGGCACCGTTCCTGATCGCCAGTGCGATCGCCTTCGGCAGCCTGTTCCTGATGATCGGCATCCCGCCCACCCAGCGGGATGACAGCAACAAGCCATTGAGTTTCCTCACCACCCTGCGCACCTTGCGCAGCGACCGCACGCTGATCCTGTTCACCAGCGGCAGCCTGCTGAGCACCATTGTCCATGGGCGCTACACCCTGTATCTGTCGCAGTTTTTGCTAGTGGCCTACAAGCCTGCCGAGGCATTGAAGATTCTGTCTGCGGTGCTGGCCTGCAACGCCATCACCGTGATTTTGATGCAGTACCAGATCGGCCGCTTCCTCAAGCGTGAGCAACTGCGCTACTGGATCGTGCTCGGCACCTTGCTGTTCATTGCCGGGCTGATCGGCTTCAGCCTCGCGGACAGCCTCGTCACCTGGTGCCTGGCGATGTTCGTATTCACCCTGGGCGAAATGATCATCTACCCCTCCGAGTTCCTGTTCATCGACACCATTGCCCCTGATGCACTGCGCGGCAGCTACTACGGCGCGCAGAACCTCGCGGCGTTCGGCGGAGCGATGAGCCCGGTCATTTGCGGCTATCTGCTGATCAATGCGGCGCCGGCCAGCATGTTCTATGCGCTGGGTGCATTGACGGCGATAGGGGGAACGTTGTGCTTCTTGAGCGGGCGAAGGGTCGCAGGTTCTTGCTGA
- a CDS encoding CTP synthase C-terminal region-related (seleno)protein translates to MNATHLHVALIGDYNPDVTAHQAIPVALQQAADTLGLTVHVRWLDTDALPVTLQGFDGFWCVPATPYRDTEAALRAIRFAREQRRPFLGTCGGFQHAVLEYARNVVGWADAEHGELAPDAKRAVIAPLSCALVEATDTVRLAPYTRIADAYGTLDLLEDYRCRYGINPEFIDALLEGDLIPSGHDAAGDLRAVELLDHPFFVATLFQPERSALKGVTPPLAVALLKACQAVSA, encoded by the coding sequence ATGAACGCCACCCACCTGCACGTCGCCCTGATCGGCGACTACAACCCCGATGTGACCGCCCACCAGGCGATTCCCGTGGCGCTGCAACAAGCAGCCGATACCTTGGGCCTGACCGTGCACGTACGGTGGCTCGACACCGACGCCCTGCCCGTGACACTCCAGGGCTTCGACGGTTTCTGGTGCGTCCCCGCCACGCCCTATCGCGACACAGAGGCGGCCCTGCGGGCGATTCGTTTTGCCCGCGAACAGCGGCGACCGTTCCTGGGCACCTGCGGCGGCTTTCAACATGCCGTGCTGGAATATGCCCGCAACGTGGTGGGTTGGGCCGATGCCGAGCATGGCGAACTCGCCCCGGATGCCAAGCGCGCAGTGATCGCGCCATTGAGCTGTGCCCTGGTGGAAGCCACCGACACCGTGCGCCTGGCGCCCTACACGCGCATCGCCGACGCCTACGGCACCCTTGACCTGTTGGAGGACTATCGCTGCCGCTACGGCATCAACCCTGAGTTCATCGATGCCCTGCTCGAAGGCGACCTGATCCCCAGCGGCCATGATGCAGCTGGCGACTTGCGCGCGGTGGAACTGCTCGATCATCCGTTCTTCGTGGCCACCCTGTTCCAGCCCGAGCGCAGCGCGCTGAAAGGCGTCACCCCGCCCCTGGCGGTTGCCCTGCTCAAGGCATGCCAGGCGGTGTCGGCATGA
- a CDS encoding amidase family protein, with protein MFSIAYGLGLIARQTLQTFAGDDSHATSKPVPPGTESLSVSELGRQMALPGGLRSADLVSYLQERIRRLDPQLRSVIELNPEALETARELDRERASGKVRGPLHGIPVLLKDTIETAGMQTSAGAYGLVGETAGRNAPLVDHLIRQGAVILGKTNMTELAGFRGGPDGWSSRGGQTRNPHKPGADVGGSSSGSAAAVAAGLAPLAVGSETNGSIIVPAARNGVVGLKPTVGLLNRNGIIPASQHQDAPGPMARSVFDVALMLNAMSGSDPQDPASVGAPQGVDYTRLLVPGALKDKRIGYPATFSANGETLSVDNSTQFSRTLKVLREQGAVLVPINQRLADASRYDELLLSDVKDELNAYLAKRPGLPVKSLTELIKFNDERDGAQADHQPVLKDVNAATLTAEQRKPLWNALIQDFRSTVDDPIQLHNLDAVVSDFETNSYFGVAAAGYPGIAVPSGVDEDGLPTSAYFFGTRWAEPTLLAVAYGYEQAAQVAIRPEP; from the coding sequence ATGTTCTCTATTGCCTATGGCTTGGGCTTGATTGCCCGGCAAACCCTGCAAACCTTCGCCGGCGACGATTCTCATGCGACCTCAAAGCCCGTTCCGCCCGGTACCGAGTCCCTCAGCGTCAGTGAGCTTGGCCGGCAAATGGCCCTGCCGGGTGGGCTCCGCTCCGCCGATCTGGTCAGTTACCTGCAGGAACGGATTCGCAGGTTGGACCCGCAACTGCGTTCGGTGATTGAACTCAACCCTGAGGCACTTGAGACCGCGCGCGAGTTGGATCGCGAGCGCGCCAGCGGCAAGGTGCGCGGGCCACTGCATGGTATTCCCGTGTTGCTCAAGGACACCATCGAAACGGCAGGCATGCAAACCAGTGCGGGGGCGTATGGCCTTGTTGGCGAAACGGCAGGCAGGAATGCGCCGTTGGTTGACCACCTGATCCGGCAGGGCGCTGTGATCCTGGGTAAAACCAATATGACCGAGCTGGCCGGGTTTCGTGGTGGTCCCGATGGCTGGAGCAGCCGTGGCGGGCAAACCCGTAACCCGCATAAGCCGGGTGCCGACGTCGGAGGTTCCAGTTCCGGGTCTGCCGCCGCGGTCGCGGCAGGGTTGGCGCCCTTGGCGGTAGGGTCTGAAACCAATGGTTCGATCATTGTGCCAGCAGCACGCAATGGTGTTGTGGGGCTCAAGCCCACGGTTGGCCTACTGAACCGCAACGGGATTATTCCCGCGAGTCAGCATCAGGATGCGCCGGGCCCGATGGCTCGCTCAGTGTTCGATGTTGCATTGATGCTCAATGCCATGTCAGGCAGTGATCCTCAGGACCCGGCGAGCGTGGGAGCGCCCCAAGGCGTCGATTACACCCGGTTACTGGTTCCAGGCGCGTTGAAAGACAAGCGTATCGGCTACCCCGCGACGTTTTCCGCAAACGGCGAAACCCTGTCGGTCGACAACAGTACCCAGTTCAGCCGGACACTCAAGGTGCTACGCGAGCAAGGCGCGGTATTGGTGCCGATCAATCAGCGCCTGGCCGACGCATCACGCTACGACGAGTTGCTGCTCTCGGACGTGAAGGACGAGCTTAATGCTTATCTGGCCAAGCGCCCGGGGCTGCCGGTGAAGTCACTGACCGAACTGATCAAGTTCAACGACGAACGCGATGGTGCGCAAGCAGACCATCAGCCAGTGCTCAAGGACGTTAATGCCGCTACCCTGACGGCGGAACAGCGCAAGCCCCTGTGGAACGCGCTTATCCAGGATTTTCGCAGTACCGTGGATGACCCGATCCAGTTGCATAACCTCGACGCTGTGGTCTCGGATTTCGAGACCAACAGTTACTTCGGCGTCGCGGCTGCTGGCTATCCAGGCATCGCCGTGCCTTCGGGTGTCGATGAGGACGGTCTACCCACCAGTGCCTATTTCTTCGGCACCCGTTGGGCCGAACCTACCTTGTTGGCAGTGGCCTACGGTTATGAACAGGCAGCCCAGGTGGCTATCAGGCCGGAGCCTTGA
- a CDS encoding LysR family transcriptional regulator, which yields MLNATTHYSLDYPDLSLILALVRGGTLARAAALLRVDVSTVFRAVRRLETALGQTLFEKSRAGYLPTSLASNLAQQAERAEQALEAARIGVEQGGEVISGTVRLTCTDSVLQGLLLPALAQFMSHYPALTLELSTSNDFANLSRRDADIALRLTKAPPEHLVGRCLGSVSYQVCASRGFVEQHAGRELADLPWIAPDDFLPDHPTVVWRREHLPGVRPSYRCNSMLSVTELVRAGLGVAALPDFLLGEGLQPLGPALAGHNTALWLLTRPDCRALRLVVALFDELGRHVRLP from the coding sequence ATGCTCAATGCAACCACGCACTACTCACTGGATTACCCAGACCTGTCGCTGATCCTGGCCCTCGTGCGCGGCGGCACCCTCGCCCGGGCGGCGGCATTGTTGCGGGTGGATGTGTCCACGGTGTTTCGCGCAGTGCGGCGCCTGGAGACGGCGCTGGGCCAGACGTTGTTCGAAAAAAGCCGCGCCGGTTACCTGCCCACGAGCCTGGCGAGTAACCTGGCGCAGCAGGCGGAACGTGCCGAGCAAGCACTGGAAGCTGCGCGCATTGGGGTGGAGCAGGGCGGTGAAGTGATCAGCGGCACGGTGCGCCTGACCTGTACCGATTCGGTGCTGCAGGGGTTGCTGTTGCCGGCCCTCGCGCAGTTCATGTCGCATTACCCGGCGCTGACCCTGGAGCTGAGCACGTCGAATGATTTCGCCAACCTCAGCCGCCGCGACGCGGATATCGCCCTGCGCCTGACCAAGGCGCCGCCCGAGCACCTTGTCGGACGTTGCCTTGGCAGCGTGTCATACCAGGTCTGCGCCAGCCGAGGTTTCGTCGAGCAACACGCGGGCCGTGAGTTGGCCGACCTGCCTTGGATCGCCCCGGATGATTTCTTGCCCGATCACCCGACGGTCGTCTGGCGTCGCGAGCACCTGCCCGGTGTGCGCCCCAGTTATCGCTGCAACAGCATGCTGTCGGTGACCGAATTGGTACGGGCGGGGCTGGGTGTGGCGGCATTGCCGGACTTTCTATTGGGGGAAGGCCTGCAGCCACTGGGGCCCGCATTGGCGGGGCACAATACGGCGCTGTGGTTGCTCACGCGCCCGGATTGTCGAGCATTGCGCTTGGTGGTCGCATTGTTCGATGAGCTGGGCCGGCATGTGCGGTTGCCTTAG